One window of the Syngnathus typhle isolate RoL2023-S1 ecotype Sweden linkage group LG21, RoL_Styp_1.0, whole genome shotgun sequence genome contains the following:
- the kiss2 gene encoding kisspeptin 2, whose translation MKFAVVVMMCGLIVGQDEGCLGASLAGFRPEKESQETGSVRSRRSTVGDFLEDPNLCFSLRENDTQQQLLCNDRRNKFNVNPFGLRFGKRYNHASIFRKAVKRARTSRFSPPTLFPRQLEVLT comes from the exons aTGAAGTTTGCAGTTGTAGTTATGATGTGTGGGCTGATTGTTGGTCAAGATGAAGGGTGTCTTGGAGCATCTCTGGCAGGATTTCGACCTGAGAAAGAATCACAGGAAACGG GTTCCGTCCGTTCCAGAAGAAGCACGGTGGGGGACTTTTTGGAGGATCCCAACCTGTGTTTCTCTCTGCGAGAAAACGACACCCAGCAGCAGCTCCTGTGCAACGACCGCAGGAATAAATTCAACGTCAACCCGTTCGGCCTTCGCTTCGGCAAGCGCTACAACCATGCTTCCATCTTCAGGAAAGCTGTTAAAAGAGCCAGAACAAGCAGATTTTCACCTCCTACGCTCTTTCCCCGACAACTGGAAGTGCTGACCTGA